Proteins from one Catenulispora sp. EB89 genomic window:
- a CDS encoding DUF664 domain-containing protein, producing MTEHPTPATVTEPPMTASEIETVLYLLDRSRAQLAWKCAGLDAAALNRPLPPSRMTLGGLLKHLALVEERYTIDFTGEAPGPPLNVADHSDPDWAWRTAADDAPEALYALWSTAAEHSRTAMAAALARDGGLDQLAEFTTGEDGARPNLRRIAADLHDEYARHVGHADLLREALDGLVGQDPPTMPEKTW from the coding sequence ATGACCGAACACCCCACGCCGGCGACCGTCACCGAACCGCCGATGACCGCCAGCGAGATCGAGACAGTGCTGTACCTGCTCGACCGCTCCCGCGCCCAACTCGCCTGGAAGTGCGCCGGCCTCGACGCAGCCGCACTGAACCGGCCCCTACCACCGTCGCGAATGACACTCGGCGGCCTCCTCAAGCACCTGGCCCTCGTCGAGGAGCGCTACACGATCGACTTCACGGGCGAGGCGCCCGGCCCGCCCCTGAACGTGGCCGACCACAGCGACCCCGACTGGGCCTGGCGCACCGCGGCCGACGACGCGCCCGAGGCCCTGTACGCACTGTGGAGCACCGCCGCCGAGCACTCGCGCACGGCAATGGCCGCGGCGCTGGCCCGGGACGGCGGGCTGGATCAGCTCGCCGAGTTCACGACCGGCGAGGACGGCGCGCGACCGAACCTGCGCCGGATCGCGGCCGACCTGCACGACGAGTACGCCCGGCACGTCGGCCACGCCGACTTGCTCCGGGAGGCGCTCGACGGGCTCGTCGGGCAGGACCCGCCGACGATGCCGGAGAAGACCTGGTGA
- a CDS encoding helix-turn-helix transcriptional regulator: MPPEASPLARALLALELIQARPGITAGQLAADLGVSERAVRRGIGTLRDAGVPIESRSGPYGGYHAGRGLRLPPLTFTAAEALSLVMAALDGHHDAADPAGLVGRALGKITRALPEQVAVRAEAVRQATAAAPDRTAARPDPDTVTALVQACSQTRRTRLAYRSEAGRHRDIDVDPWAVVVRHARWYLLCWSHTSDARRAYRVDRIQTVELLHTAFDPPPADLDPVAALEEHLAAGWKYPTELVIQAPIEEVAAQCPRVLGTLHPLDPDSCRLTGTTGNPYWYVQQLTAIPVPYRIVGGPELRHVAHELGQRLIAATA; this comes from the coding sequence GTGCCCCCTGAGGCGAGCCCGCTGGCCCGGGCCCTGCTAGCGCTCGAGCTCATCCAGGCGCGCCCCGGCATCACCGCCGGTCAGCTGGCGGCCGACCTGGGTGTGTCGGAACGCGCCGTCCGCCGCGGCATCGGTACGCTGCGCGACGCCGGCGTCCCGATCGAGTCCCGAAGCGGACCCTACGGCGGTTACCACGCCGGCCGCGGCCTGCGGCTGCCGCCCCTGACCTTCACCGCGGCCGAGGCCTTGAGCCTGGTCATGGCGGCGCTCGATGGCCACCACGACGCCGCCGACCCCGCCGGGCTGGTCGGCCGCGCCCTCGGCAAGATCACCCGAGCGCTGCCCGAGCAGGTCGCCGTGCGTGCCGAAGCCGTCCGGCAGGCCACCGCGGCCGCGCCCGACCGCACCGCCGCCCGCCCCGACCCGGACACCGTCACCGCCCTCGTCCAGGCCTGCTCACAGACCCGGCGCACCCGCCTGGCGTACCGGTCCGAGGCCGGCCGGCACCGGGACATCGACGTCGACCCCTGGGCCGTCGTCGTCCGTCACGCCCGCTGGTACCTCCTGTGCTGGTCGCACACCTCCGACGCCCGCCGCGCGTACCGCGTCGACCGCATCCAGACGGTCGAACTGCTCCACACCGCCTTCGACCCGCCGCCCGCCGATCTCGATCCCGTCGCGGCGTTGGAGGAGCACCTGGCCGCCGGCTGGAAATACCCCACCGAGCTGGTCATCCAGGCGCCGATCGAGGAGGTGGCGGCACAGTGCCCGCGGGTCCTGGGCACGCTGCACCCCCTCGACCCTGACTCCTGCCGGCTCACCGGCACGACGGGCAACCCCTACTGGTACGTCCAGCAGCTCACTGCGATCCCGGTGCCGTACCGGATCGTCGGCGGCCCCGAGCTCCGCCACGTCGCGCATGAGCTGGGCCAACGCCTGATCGCCGCCACAGCCTGA
- a CDS encoding TetR/AcrR family transcriptional regulator: MEVGTEELEKGPQGRRRGRGARERIVTASRQLFRDQGINRTGMDELCAMAQVSKRTAYQHFAGKDELVSEYLRQFDPDVMPSVFNRTDLTPRERLLAAFELPASGTEELTPMCPYIAAAVELHDPEHPAAQYAREYKAAIAGRLAETAREAGAADPERLGEQLALLLDGAAARTLVLNAESFPTAAAIAAVLIDNAIAGAARESEDAVDTTAG, encoded by the coding sequence ATGGAAGTGGGCACGGAGGAGTTGGAGAAGGGCCCCCAGGGCCGACGCCGGGGCCGGGGCGCACGCGAGCGCATCGTTACCGCGTCCCGGCAACTGTTCCGCGATCAGGGCATCAACCGCACCGGGATGGACGAACTGTGCGCGATGGCCCAGGTCTCGAAGCGGACGGCCTATCAGCACTTCGCCGGAAAGGACGAACTCGTCTCCGAGTACCTGCGGCAGTTCGATCCCGACGTCATGCCCTCGGTGTTCAACCGGACCGATCTCACGCCCCGCGAACGGCTGCTCGCCGCATTCGAGCTGCCCGCGTCCGGGACGGAGGAGCTGACGCCGATGTGCCCGTACATCGCGGCGGCCGTCGAACTCCACGACCCCGAACACCCCGCGGCCCAATACGCACGCGAGTACAAGGCGGCCATCGCCGGGCGACTGGCCGAAACCGCCCGCGAGGCCGGGGCCGCCGACCCCGAGCGGCTCGGCGAACAGCTTGCGCTCCTGCTTGACGGCGCGGCGGCTCGCACCTTGGTTTTGAACGCCGAATCCTTTCCTACGGCCGCCGCCATCGCCGCCGTGCTCATCGACAATGCGATCGCCGGCGCGGCTCGGGAGAGCGAAGACGCCGTCGATACGACGGCCGGATAG
- a CDS encoding SDR family NAD(P)-dependent oxidoreductase: MGKLDGKVAVITGGSTGMALAGARLFVEEGAHVFIQGRRQDALDEAVALIGRNVTAVQGDAADLDDLDRLYETVGKEKGSIDVLWASAGTGEQARLGEITEAQFHDAFSLNARGTLFTVQKALPLLNDGASIFMTGSNASLRGFPGWSVYAGSKAVQQAWARVWLNELKDRRIRVNVLTPGQVATAKQEELFDEATKKAFESLIPRGEMGRPEEIATVALFLASDDSSYVNGMELVTDGGTTVI; encoded by the coding sequence ATGGGAAAGCTCGATGGCAAGGTAGCGGTGATCACCGGCGGATCGACCGGCATGGCGCTGGCCGGCGCCCGGCTGTTCGTCGAAGAGGGGGCGCACGTCTTCATCCAGGGTCGGCGCCAGGACGCGCTCGACGAAGCCGTCGCGCTGATCGGCCGGAACGTGACCGCCGTGCAGGGCGACGCGGCCGACCTCGACGACCTCGACCGCCTCTACGAGACGGTCGGGAAGGAGAAAGGCTCGATCGACGTCCTCTGGGCGAGCGCCGGAACGGGGGAGCAGGCCAGGCTCGGCGAGATCACCGAAGCCCAGTTCCACGACGCCTTCTCGCTCAACGCACGCGGCACGCTGTTCACCGTGCAGAAGGCGCTGCCGCTGCTCAACGACGGCGCCTCGATCTTCATGACCGGCTCGAACGCCTCACTCCGGGGCTTCCCCGGCTGGAGCGTGTACGCCGGCAGCAAAGCCGTCCAGCAGGCTTGGGCCCGCGTCTGGCTCAACGAGCTCAAGGACCGCCGCATCCGCGTGAACGTGCTCACCCCCGGCCAGGTCGCCACCGCCAAGCAGGAAGAGCTCTTCGACGAGGCGACCAAGAAAGCGTTCGAATCCCTGATCCCGCGCGGAGAGATGGGCCGCCCGGAAGAGATCGCGACCGTCGCGCTGTTCCTCGCCTCCGACGACTCCAGCTACGTCAACGGCATGGAACTGGTCACCGACGGCGGCACCACCGTCATTTGA
- a CDS encoding discoidin domain-containing protein, whose product MAPQADQPFHASRRSVITAGASLLAGFSLDAAFPATGFAAADPTAAGTAAQSVNASRPTPTPGELALYRPVEVSSTDYAPTPGAFAVDRVSSAGVRGTGWRAATGDPQWISVDLQSVCQVTSVHLTFEAAAGDPVFVKPTSGNWSDGTTGQELLSSYAVAFQVEVSSDKKSWTSVYQTSSGTGGTVQIDLATPVSARWIRLTATKRSDANPLGLNGFEVYGTAPGPRPHATGWTDWGRHDHHAPDLKVAADGTVPLESGWVLTMDDWAPGDGTALSQPTVDTGGWLPATVPGTVLASLVEQGHLPDPVAGFDNLRIPEALSRHSWWYKRDFALPHGLNAGTGTGAGTGRRILLEFDGVNHHADVFLNGTQVGSLTYPYARAAIDVTSHLVPGPQSLAVKITPMPVPGSPGDKGTAGQSWVDAGAQMMNQNSPTYLSVSGWDWMPAVRDRASGIWNHVRLRATGDVLVGDPRVDTALPALPDTSSAELTVVVPVRNAASAARSATVTASFDGVRIAQTVTVAAGQSLDVTFAPAAFPQLKLHNPQLWWPNGYGEAKLHDLSLTVAVDGQTSDQRTTRFGIRQFDYEYKTPLPFVATPDAYTQTVQLGAQQARYVRINCEARATGWGFSIWTLAVLNSATPGTDLAVHKPATASSQDPSNPAANVTDGDAGTRWSSDYADGQWIQVDLGSAQAFDQVAVTWEQAYARTYGVQVSVDGTTWTDAASVDNTAVPLPFNGGDASLDVESFPAVSGRYVRINCGLRETSWGNSLWTLSVLNSAVPGTDLALHQPTTASSEDPSNPAVNATDGDSGTRWSSSYADAQWIQVDLGSARTFDKVAILWEAAYPKTYVVQVSDDGSAWTDVKTVGLAPESLKISVNGVRVLCRGGNWGFDELLRRMPAERMDAAVRMHRDMNFTMIRNWVASSDREEFFAACDEFGLLVWNDFPNAWGMDPPDHDAFNTLAADTVLRYRIHPSIVIWCGANEGNPPQAIDAGMRTAVTNGAPGTLYQSNSAGGNITGGGPYNWVEPARYFDPTTYGSRSFGFHTEIGMPVVSTAQSMQNMAGDEPAWPIGGPWYYHDWSQYGNQAPGQYVAAIEARLQPSDNLADFTRKAQFVNYENARAMFEAWNANLWADASGLMLWMSHPAWHSTVWQTYDYDFDVNGMYYGARSACEPVHVQADPVDWQVVALNHTPAALPGATVSARLYDLSGRQLGATQSSAIDVKAADSAKAFVVPFGGALPDLHLLRLTLQDAAGHTLSENTYWRYNAPSAMQALNAAQQTRIAASISGTKSSGDGRRQATATVRNHGSSVAAMVRLSLLDSHSGERVLPTLYEDNYLWLLPGESRTLSVSFPESALPSGKPELLVEGYNTQRVTAKA is encoded by the coding sequence ATGGCACCACAGGCCGATCAGCCCTTCCACGCTTCGCGGCGGAGCGTCATCACCGCAGGGGCGTCGCTGTTGGCGGGCTTCTCGCTCGACGCCGCCTTCCCCGCCACCGGATTCGCGGCCGCCGACCCCACCGCCGCCGGCACCGCGGCCCAGTCGGTGAACGCGTCGCGCCCGACGCCGACGCCCGGCGAACTGGCCCTGTACCGCCCGGTCGAGGTCTCCTCCACGGACTACGCACCCACCCCCGGCGCCTTCGCCGTCGACCGGGTGTCCTCCGCCGGAGTCCGGGGCACCGGCTGGCGCGCCGCGACCGGCGATCCGCAGTGGATATCGGTCGATCTGCAGTCGGTCTGCCAGGTGACGTCGGTCCACCTGACCTTCGAGGCCGCCGCGGGCGACCCGGTGTTCGTCAAGCCGACCTCGGGCAACTGGTCCGACGGCACCACCGGACAGGAACTGCTCTCCAGCTACGCGGTGGCGTTCCAGGTCGAGGTCTCCTCGGACAAGAAGTCGTGGACGAGCGTGTACCAGACCTCGTCGGGCACCGGCGGCACCGTGCAGATCGATCTGGCCACCCCGGTCTCAGCACGCTGGATCCGGCTCACGGCGACCAAGCGCTCCGACGCGAACCCGCTCGGCCTCAACGGTTTCGAGGTCTACGGCACCGCCCCCGGCCCCCGCCCGCACGCCACCGGCTGGACCGACTGGGGCCGGCACGACCACCACGCCCCGGACCTGAAAGTCGCCGCCGACGGCACGGTGCCGCTGGAATCCGGCTGGGTCCTGACGATGGACGACTGGGCCCCGGGCGACGGAACCGCCCTGTCGCAGCCGACCGTCGACACCGGCGGATGGCTGCCGGCCACCGTCCCGGGCACCGTCCTGGCCTCGCTCGTCGAGCAGGGGCACCTGCCCGATCCGGTCGCGGGGTTCGACAACCTGCGGATCCCCGAAGCGCTCTCGCGCCACTCCTGGTGGTACAAGCGCGACTTCGCCCTCCCGCACGGCCTCAACGCCGGCACCGGCACCGGCGCGGGCACCGGCCGACGGATCTTGCTGGAGTTCGACGGCGTCAACCACCACGCCGACGTCTTCCTCAACGGCACCCAAGTAGGCAGCCTCACCTACCCGTACGCCCGCGCCGCGATCGACGTCACCTCGCACCTGGTCCCCGGACCGCAGTCGCTCGCGGTGAAGATCACCCCGATGCCCGTCCCGGGCAGCCCCGGCGACAAGGGCACGGCCGGGCAGTCGTGGGTCGACGCCGGCGCGCAGATGATGAACCAGAACTCCCCCACCTACCTGTCGGTCTCGGGCTGGGACTGGATGCCGGCCGTCCGCGACCGGGCCAGCGGCATCTGGAACCACGTGCGGCTGCGCGCCACCGGGGACGTGCTGGTCGGCGACCCGCGCGTGGACACGGCGCTGCCCGCGCTGCCCGACACTTCCAGCGCCGAGCTGACCGTCGTGGTCCCCGTGCGCAACGCCGCCTCCGCCGCGCGCAGCGCGACCGTGACAGCGTCCTTCGACGGCGTCCGGATCGCGCAGACCGTCACGGTTGCGGCGGGTCAGAGCCTCGACGTCACGTTCGCACCGGCCGCGTTCCCCCAACTGAAGCTGCACAATCCGCAGCTGTGGTGGCCCAACGGCTACGGCGAGGCGAAGCTGCACGACCTGTCGCTGACCGTCGCGGTCGACGGCCAGACCAGCGACCAGCGCACGACCCGCTTCGGCATCCGGCAGTTCGACTACGAATACAAGACCCCGCTGCCCTTTGTCGCCACGCCAGACGCCTACACCCAGACCGTGCAGCTGGGAGCGCAGCAGGCGCGCTACGTGCGGATCAACTGCGAGGCGCGCGCGACCGGTTGGGGCTTCTCCATCTGGACGCTGGCCGTCCTGAACAGCGCCACACCCGGCACCGACCTGGCGGTGCACAAGCCGGCGACAGCGTCGAGCCAGGACCCCTCCAACCCGGCCGCCAACGTCACCGACGGCGACGCCGGCACGCGCTGGTCGTCCGACTACGCGGACGGCCAGTGGATCCAGGTCGATCTGGGCTCCGCGCAGGCCTTCGACCAGGTCGCCGTCACCTGGGAGCAGGCGTACGCGCGCACCTACGGCGTGCAGGTCTCGGTGGACGGCACGACGTGGACCGACGCGGCCAGTGTGGACAACACCGCGGTCCCGCTGCCGTTCAACGGCGGCGACGCGAGCCTGGACGTCGAGTCGTTCCCCGCCGTGTCCGGCCGCTACGTGCGGATCAACTGCGGCCTGCGTGAGACCAGTTGGGGCAACTCGCTCTGGACGCTGTCGGTATTGAACAGCGCCGTGCCCGGCACGGACCTGGCCCTGCACCAGCCGACGACAGCGTCGAGCGAGGACCCGTCCAACCCGGCGGTCAACGCCACCGACGGCGACAGCGGCACCCGCTGGTCCTCTTCCTACGCCGACGCCCAGTGGATCCAGGTCGACCTCGGATCGGCGCGCACCTTCGACAAGGTGGCGATCCTGTGGGAGGCGGCGTATCCGAAGACGTACGTGGTCCAGGTCTCCGACGACGGCTCGGCGTGGACGGACGTCAAGACGGTCGGCCTCGCGCCGGAGTCGTTGAAGATCAGCGTGAACGGTGTCAGGGTACTGTGTCGAGGCGGGAACTGGGGCTTCGACGAACTGCTGCGCCGGATGCCCGCCGAGCGGATGGACGCGGCGGTCCGGATGCACCGCGACATGAACTTCACGATGATCCGCAACTGGGTCGCCTCCAGCGACCGCGAGGAGTTCTTCGCGGCCTGCGACGAGTTCGGGCTGCTGGTCTGGAACGACTTCCCGAACGCGTGGGGCATGGACCCGCCGGACCACGACGCGTTCAACACCCTCGCCGCCGACACGGTGCTGCGCTACCGCATCCACCCGAGCATCGTCATCTGGTGCGGCGCGAACGAGGGGAACCCGCCGCAGGCCATCGACGCGGGCATGCGGACGGCCGTCACGAACGGCGCGCCCGGCACGCTCTACCAGAGCAATTCGGCGGGCGGGAACATCACCGGCGGCGGTCCGTACAACTGGGTGGAGCCGGCGCGGTACTTCGATCCGACGACGTACGGCAGCCGTAGTTTCGGCTTCCACACCGAGATCGGCATGCCGGTCGTGTCCACGGCGCAGAGCATGCAGAACATGGCCGGGGACGAGCCCGCGTGGCCGATCGGCGGTCCGTGGTACTACCACGACTGGAGTCAGTACGGGAACCAGGCGCCGGGGCAGTACGTGGCCGCCATCGAGGCCCGCTTGCAGCCCTCGGACAACCTCGCCGACTTCACGCGCAAGGCGCAGTTCGTCAACTACGAGAACGCCCGGGCGATGTTCGAGGCCTGGAACGCGAACCTGTGGGCGGATGCCAGTGGACTGATGCTGTGGATGTCGCACCCGGCGTGGCACAGCACCGTGTGGCAGACGTATGACTACGACTTCGACGTCAACGGGATGTACTACGGGGCGCGCAGCGCGTGCGAACCGGTTCACGTGCAGGCCGATCCGGTCGACTGGCAGGTCGTCGCGCTGAACCACACGCCCGCCGCGCTGCCCGGCGCGACGGTCTCGGCCCGGCTCTACGACCTGTCCGGGCGGCAGCTCGGGGCGACGCAGAGCTCTGCGATTGATGTCAAGGCGGCGGACAGTGCGAAGGCGTTCGTCGTGCCGTTCGGTGGCGCGCTGCCGGATCTGCACTTGCTGCGTCTGACACTGCAGGACGCCGCCGGCCACACGCTGTCGGAGAACACGTACTGGCGATACAACGCGCCGTCTGCGATGCAGGCGTTGAACGCGGCGCAGCAGACGCGGATCGCCGCCTCGATCAGCGGCACGAAGAGCAGCGGTGACGGGCGTCGGCAGGCGACCGCGACCGTTCGCAACCACGGCTCGTCGGTCGCGGCCATGGTGCGGCTGTCGCTGCTGGACTCGCACTCCGGTGAGCGCGTGCTGCCGACGCTTTATGAGGACAACTATCTCTGGCTGCTGCCCGGTGAGTCGCGCACGCTTTCCGTTTCCTTCCCGGAGAGTGCGCTGCCTTCGGGGAAGCCGGAGCTGCTGGTCGAGGGGTACAACACGCAGCGGGTGACGGCTAAGGCCTGA
- a CDS encoding LacI family DNA-binding transcriptional regulator, with protein sequence MKDVATAAGVGLKTVSRVVNDEAGVTAATAARVREAIEQLGFRRNDGARMLRQGSRTSSVGLVLEDLADPFYAQLSRAVEEVARSQGSLMLAGSSDEDPGRERELTLDFCARRVDGLIIVPTAADHAWLAPELAAGTAMVSVDRPATGLDVDTVLSDNLGGTVTGVDHLIRQGHRRIGFLGDSPDIYTASERLSGYRQAMAKAGYGVREGWVEMGKPDPVGISLTLDRMLSGPDAVSALMCGNSRITVAVLRALAAGDRRAAVVGFDDFELADMLPTPVTVVAQDPVLLGRMAAELLFRRMRGERGKVQRLQVPTRLIPRGSGEIADR encoded by the coding sequence ATGAAGGACGTCGCGACGGCCGCCGGGGTCGGGCTCAAGACGGTCTCGCGGGTGGTCAACGACGAGGCCGGGGTCACCGCGGCGACGGCGGCGCGGGTGCGCGAGGCGATCGAGCAGCTCGGGTTCCGCCGCAACGACGGGGCGCGGATGCTGCGGCAGGGGAGCCGTACCAGCAGTGTGGGGCTGGTCCTGGAGGATCTGGCCGACCCGTTCTACGCGCAGCTGAGCCGGGCCGTGGAGGAGGTCGCGCGGTCTCAGGGCTCGCTGATGCTGGCCGGGTCCTCGGACGAGGACCCGGGGCGTGAGCGGGAGCTGACGCTGGACTTCTGCGCGCGGCGCGTGGACGGGCTGATCATCGTCCCGACAGCCGCCGACCACGCTTGGCTGGCTCCGGAGCTGGCGGCCGGCACGGCGATGGTGAGCGTCGACCGGCCCGCGACCGGGCTGGACGTGGACACCGTGCTGTCCGACAACCTCGGGGGCACCGTCACCGGGGTCGACCACCTGATCCGGCAGGGACATCGGCGCATCGGCTTCCTGGGGGACTCGCCGGACATCTACACCGCCTCCGAGCGCCTGTCCGGCTACCGCCAGGCGATGGCCAAGGCCGGCTACGGCGTGCGCGAAGGCTGGGTCGAGATGGGCAAGCCGGACCCGGTGGGCATCAGTCTGACGCTGGACCGCATGCTGTCCGGCCCGGACGCGGTCAGCGCCCTGATGTGCGGGAACAGCCGCATCACGGTCGCGGTGCTGCGCGCCCTGGCCGCCGGCGACCGGCGGGCGGCCGTCGTCGGGTTCGACGACTTCGAGCTGGCCGACATGCTGCCGACGCCGGTGACCGTGGTGGCGCAGGACCCGGTCCTGCTGGGACGGATGGCCGCCGAGTTGCTGTTCCGGCGGATGCGCGGGGAGCGGGGGAAGGTGCAGCGGCTGCAGGTGCCCACGCGGCTGATTCCTCGGGGGTCCGGGGAGATCGCGGACCGCTGA
- a CDS encoding BTAD domain-containing putative transcriptional regulator, whose product MRVYFGVLGPLRVEVEVENGGGQHSAAGPERLPRSPVLKGLLGVLLLAEGQRLSAGRLLDLVWADQATQVGLGALQTGVSRLRSWLGTFEDPGLVLDFDGSGYSLRLPPEAVDLGRFRRAVARGDLNAAVALRRGPVFADAVRVSHTDPLLRTVEEDVRAAVLAWAQASLADGSPEAALPHLDALARDTPLDEPVQAARMRLLAADGRPAEALRLFQALRQQVVDELGVEPGAQVREAYSEVLALDGDVQNVAPRPLPVPAQLPPDAAAFVGRERGTVRIRQALAAGRLPVIAGMGGIGKTALAVRLANQARADFPDGQLYVDLRGAGTDPADPGLVLSGFLRALGVEPGQIPETPVDRSALYRSVLSGRRILVVLDNAADEQQVRPLLPGAAGAAGSSGAAALVTSRTALTALDNSELVDLSVLSPASALALLERLVGAERVAAEPEAAAEILRACDHIPLAVRVVGARLAGRPRWSLARMAALVRDERDRLDQLQVGDLAIRASFGLSYDRLPAPARRLFRLLGLLDVPDFASWAAAAVADLGLDEAERHLESLVDAHLLEVAGVEPRLRYRFHDLVRLYAREQSDAEDGAAYQLAAVVRAVGGWLWFAERAADRIPGPCYAPIHGSAPRRPFPGVSGALLADSLAWFDTERPALLAITRQACALNLVSAAWDLAACQEKHNDVRGFYDEWQTVDLAVRELCRAAGDRLGAAVLTRGLIEVTTWTGPDDGSQTMVVLHERAMRLFAEFEALGVDRGAADALVMAAWSLVAQGRLPEALAVAGDALARAEKSEHPGGRARAHQIIAIARSEDDDLGLAIEHLSQALEIARALGNTRFEAAAAQFLGAAYCRVGDGERGEDLLIRAMVMARAFDDRYTETFSLLYLAKYYAAIGDSRARAAVETAEAISRRNKMSHHLADALLVLGRLDLAAGDPVAAVAHLEESVELWRRRGWGSFLAEAQEALETARAAAATTAG is encoded by the coding sequence GTGAGGGTGTACTTCGGCGTGCTCGGGCCGCTGCGGGTCGAGGTCGAGGTTGAAAACGGCGGCGGGCAGCACTCTGCCGCGGGTCCCGAGCGCCTGCCGCGATCGCCGGTGCTCAAGGGCCTGCTCGGGGTCCTGCTGCTGGCCGAGGGGCAGCGGCTCAGTGCCGGGCGGCTGCTGGACCTGGTCTGGGCCGACCAGGCCACGCAGGTCGGGCTCGGCGCGCTGCAGACCGGGGTCTCCCGCCTGCGGAGCTGGCTCGGGACGTTCGAGGACCCTGGCCTCGTCCTGGACTTCGACGGCAGCGGCTACAGTCTGCGCCTGCCTCCCGAGGCGGTCGACCTCGGCCGGTTCCGGCGGGCGGTGGCGCGCGGGGACCTCAACGCTGCGGTCGCGCTCCGGCGCGGGCCGGTGTTCGCCGACGCGGTGCGGGTGAGCCATACCGACCCACTGCTGCGCACCGTCGAGGAGGACGTCCGCGCCGCGGTGCTGGCCTGGGCCCAGGCGTCGCTCGCGGACGGGAGTCCGGAGGCCGCCCTGCCGCACCTGGACGCGCTGGCCCGGGACACCCCGCTCGACGAGCCGGTGCAGGCCGCGCGGATGCGGCTGCTGGCCGCCGACGGCCGGCCGGCCGAGGCGCTGCGGCTCTTCCAGGCGCTGCGGCAGCAGGTTGTCGACGAGCTCGGGGTGGAGCCCGGGGCCCAGGTGCGGGAGGCGTACTCCGAAGTCCTGGCCCTGGACGGCGACGTGCAGAACGTGGCGCCGCGGCCGCTCCCCGTCCCGGCCCAGCTGCCGCCCGACGCCGCGGCGTTCGTCGGGCGCGAGCGCGGGACGGTGCGGATCCGCCAGGCCCTGGCCGCCGGGCGCCTCCCGGTGATCGCCGGCATGGGCGGGATCGGCAAGACCGCGCTGGCCGTGCGCCTGGCCAACCAGGCCCGCGCCGACTTCCCCGACGGCCAGCTCTACGTCGACCTGCGCGGAGCCGGCACCGACCCCGCCGACCCGGGCCTGGTCCTGAGCGGGTTCCTGCGCGCGCTCGGGGTCGAGCCCGGGCAGATCCCGGAGACGCCGGTCGACCGCTCCGCGCTCTACCGCAGCGTCCTGTCCGGCCGTCGGATCCTGGTCGTCCTGGACAACGCCGCCGACGAGCAGCAGGTCCGGCCGCTGCTGCCCGGCGCGGCGGGCGCGGCCGGCTCGTCGGGTGCCGCGGCGCTCGTGACCAGCCGTACCGCGCTCACCGCCCTGGACAACTCAGAGCTCGTCGACCTGTCCGTACTGTCCCCGGCCTCGGCGCTGGCGCTGCTGGAACGGCTGGTCGGTGCCGAGCGGGTGGCCGCCGAACCCGAGGCCGCCGCCGAGATCCTGCGCGCCTGCGACCACATCCCGCTCGCGGTCCGGGTGGTCGGGGCCCGGCTCGCCGGCCGGCCGCGCTGGAGCCTGGCCCGGATGGCCGCGCTGGTCCGCGACGAGCGGGACCGGCTGGACCAGCTACAGGTCGGCGACCTGGCGATCCGGGCCAGCTTCGGGCTCAGCTACGACCGGCTGCCGGCGCCGGCGCGCCGGCTGTTCCGGCTCCTGGGCCTGCTCGACGTCCCCGACTTCGCCTCCTGGGCCGCCGCCGCGGTCGCCGACCTCGGGCTCGACGAGGCCGAGCGGCACCTGGAGTCGCTGGTCGACGCCCACCTGCTGGAGGTCGCCGGCGTCGAACCGCGGCTGCGCTACCGGTTCCACGACCTGGTCCGCCTCTACGCCCGCGAGCAGTCCGACGCCGAGGACGGCGCCGCGTACCAGCTGGCCGCCGTGGTCCGCGCGGTCGGCGGCTGGCTGTGGTTCGCCGAGCGGGCCGCCGACCGGATCCCAGGACCCTGTTACGCCCCGATCCACGGCTCCGCCCCGCGCCGGCCGTTTCCCGGCGTGTCCGGCGCGCTCCTGGCCGACTCGCTGGCCTGGTTCGACACCGAGCGGCCGGCGCTGCTGGCGATCACCCGGCAGGCCTGCGCGCTGAACCTGGTGTCGGCGGCGTGGGACCTGGCGGCCTGCCAGGAGAAGCACAACGACGTCCGTGGGTTCTACGACGAGTGGCAGACCGTCGACCTCGCGGTCCGCGAACTGTGCCGGGCGGCCGGCGACCGGCTCGGCGCGGCCGTGCTGACCCGCGGCCTGATCGAGGTGACGACCTGGACCGGGCCCGACGACGGCAGCCAGACCATGGTCGTCCTGCACGAGCGGGCCATGCGGCTGTTCGCGGAGTTCGAGGCGCTCGGCGTCGACCGCGGCGCCGCCGACGCCCTGGTGATGGCGGCCTGGAGTCTGGTCGCCCAGGGCCGGCTGCCGGAAGCGCTGGCCGTGGCGGGGGACGCCCTGGCCCGCGCGGAGAAGAGCGAGCACCCCGGCGGCCGGGCGCGCGCCCACCAGATCATCGCGATCGCGCGCAGCGAGGACGACGACCTCGGCCTGGCCATCGAGCATCTGTCGCAGGCCCTGGAGATCGCCAGGGCTCTGGGTAACACCCGCTTCGAGGCCGCTGCGGCCCAGTTCCTCGGCGCGGCCTACTGCCGCGTCGGCGACGGCGAGCGCGGCGAGGACCTGCTGATCCGCGCGATGGTGATGGCCCGGGCCTTCGACGACCGCTACACCGAGACCTTCTCCCTGCTGTACCTGGCGAAGTACTACGCGGCGATCGGCGATTCGCGGGCCAGGGCGGCCGTGGAGACCGCCGAAGCGATCAGCCGCCGCAACAAGATGAGCCACCATCTCGCCGACGCGCTGCTCGTCCTGGGCCGCCTTGATCTGGCGGCCGGCGATCCGGTCGCGGCCGTGGCGCACCTGGAGGAGTCCGTCGAGCTGTGGCGGCGGCGCGGCTGGGGATCGTTCCTCGCCGAGGCGCAGGAAGCGCTCGAGACCGCTCGCGCCGCGGCCGCCACCACAGCCGGCTGA